The proteins below come from a single Mya arenaria isolate MELC-2E11 chromosome 6, ASM2691426v1 genomic window:
- the LOC128237738 gene encoding uncharacterized protein LOC128237738: MSDVMDKRIEQKIMEVMRTNNQELLGSISGMISKISDKPSSLLDIPKLKRKSNEEQYKINSRVLEKIETAGSHVQAQNLTAAHEAIVQATELLKHRQKLVFLADTSELGWRVVSEYEANPIADDSDDEKRIYKAEARASRKAKSDKKRPRKNWPYRRPEQQPGLQQALHIAQTSRQRPGLCFMFGKSGHWKMECPQNTSQQNNKISSFMNCLVTDVKDSGTNHPEPTQAEVERQVSPSIGINPLKEDRVDSSINDVTPVGSLKKHLSKWSETSDNQYILDVVANGYKLPFKVIPERIEMRNNSLQGLIPVL; the protein is encoded by the exons ATGTCAGATGTTATGGACAAACGGATTGAACAAAAAATCATGGAAGTGATGAGGACAAACAACCAGGAGTTACTCGGAAGCATCAGCGGGATGATATCTAAGATAAGTGATAAACCCTCGTCTTTACTTGACATTCCTAAATTGAAAAGGAAAAGTAACGAGGAGCAGTACAAGATTAATTCTAGGGTATTAGAGAAAATTGAAACGGCAGGGTCGCACGTCCAGGCGCAAAATTTAACCGCCGCACACGAGGCTATTGTTCAAG CTACTGAATTGCTGAAACACCGCCAGAAACTGGTGTTTTTGGCCGACACGTCCGAGTTGGGTTGGCGTGTTGTTTCGGAGTACGAGGCCAATCCCATTGCAGACGACAGCGATGACGAGAAGCGCATATACAAGGCCGAAGCTCGAGCCAGTAGGAAGGCCAAGTCGGACAAGAAGCGGCCGCGTAAGAACTGGCCGTATCGCCGACCGGAACAGCAGCCGGGATTACAACAGGCGTTGCACATCGCACAGACGAGCAGGCAGCGTCCCGGATTGTGTTTCATGTTTGGGAAATCTGGCCATTGGAAAATGGAGTGCCCGCAGAACACAAGCCAGCAGAATAACAAGATAAGTAGTTTTATGAATTGCTTGGTTACTGACGTAAAAGATTCAGGTACGAATCATCCGGAACCTACTCAAGCGGAAGTGGAGAGGCAAGTAAGTCCTTCTATAGGCATCAACCCTTTAAAAGAAGATAGGGTGGACTCTAGCATAAATGACGTAACTCCAGTCGGTAGTTTAAAGAAACACCTAAGTAAGTGGTCGGAAACGTCCGACAATCAATACATTTTAGATGTGGTTGCCAATGGTTATAAGTTACCATTTAAGGTGATTCCAGAGAGAATCGAGATGAGAAATAATAGTCTGCAAGGGCTAATCCCAGTTTTGTAG